The Haematobia irritans isolate KBUSLIRL chromosome 1, ASM5000362v1, whole genome shotgun sequence DNA segment ttttgacaaaattttctatagaaataaaattttgacaaaattttctatagaaataaaatgttgacaaaattttctatagaaataaaattttgacaaaattttctatagaaataagattttgacaaaattttctatagaaataaaattttgacaaaattttctatagaaataaaattttgacaaaattttctatagaaataaattttgacaaaattttctatagaaataaaatattgacaaaattttctatagaaataaaattttgacaaaattttctgtagaaataaaattttgataaaattttctgtagaaataaaattttgacaaaattttctgtagaaataaaattttgacaaaatgttctatagaaataaaatattgacaaaattttttatagaaataaaattttgacaaaatttgccataggaataaaattttgacaaaattttctatagaaataaaattttgacaaaattttctatagaaataaaattttgacaaaattttctatagaaataaaattttgacaaaatgttctatagaaataaaatattgacaaaattttttatagaaataaaattttgacaaaatttgccataggaataaaattttgacaaaattttctatagaaataaagttttgacaaaattttctatagaaataaaattttgacaaaattttctatagaaatacaattttcttcatCATTTGGTTACTTTTTTTAGTCGTACACTTCTtacaaaacttaattttaaggCTATAATATATGTATCTTTTATTCTAATGAATGTTTAGTCTCACACGAGTAAGTTTGTAgtctatcacaattttattttacaaaatttttgtatacatgtaattttatgtttgtaaactgattttttattattaaatatttcttgTTTCATACTATAACCATTGTTACATATATAATATTTACTCCACTACATATGTACGTTGAACGTACGATAAATACAtgacaatattgttttttttttttttttataaaattgaagaaaatgcaataaaaaatatgtgTGTTTTCTCAGAAAGACAAAAAAGATGTCACGTTTTCTAGTTTTTTACTTTTCATTAACAATGTCACCAAATTTTGTGGTAGTCAGCATAAAAATGCGTTATTAATGGATGGTGTTGATGACTTTTGATAACAGTCTTGGTTTGGGTTTTGATTTCATTCTTACGTTTTGGATTTTAGTTGGGACAAAATGTCAAGTTTAAAACAGATTTCAATTTTACTATTTGTTGTATTCCTGTGGTCTTCGATAGAAGCAGCTTCGGTGTCCAGTAAAAGAGTCAGATTACGTGAGTATAAACGATGTATTAATCAAAGAATCGTACATATTAACTAAGCCTTTATCCACCCAGTAGACATTGGACATATTGCTGTAggcaaaaacttagttaaatttgtttgcaaaatgaaaaatctttttttattattctattctCTTCAAAGTGATCGCCTGCCGATAAAATACACATCTGCAGAAGATTTTTCTAATTCTCGAAACATGCTAAATAACCCCTTTCTGGTAGAGCCATTAGCGCCTTTTTCAATTCAGCTTTTATCTCTTCCTTGATTTATCTCCTCAATGGTTTCGAAACACAATCCTCGGAGTGGTCTTTTAGCTGTTTAGACTAGACAGAAGTCACAAAAAGTGGCAAATCAGGCGAATATGTTGGTTGTGGAACAGAATTTTTGTTGTAGCCCCTGGGAATTGATGTATGAGAACAAATAGGTAGAATAAAAgacaaaacaaattataagGATTAGACATTTAAGCTTTTACATCCACTTCGAGGAAATGAGCTGCCTCTACCGGATGAGTTCAGAGTGAAGTAGATGTCAGGTCTGTAGGTCGTTATGTGAGGATAATGTCCACAATTTGGGCAAACATCTTAAATTGCCGGGTTCCGAAGGGAGAGGTAACTGCTTAAATACCTAGAGATTCCAGATCTTAGCTGAGATAGCATCGACCTGGTCTCTCTATGCCGCTGTCTATTGTCATCGCTGACAGGGTGTGGTCTTTTGCCTTCTGAACCACTGCCGTGTGTGCCGCCCTCAATGCTGAccctgttgttgttgtaacagtttattgtgatctcatccatttcatgttatacgcttggtacatcagcttgttggcagatcaaggaactctgcgactaagatggggtgtgtccagagtgatctggtggtaagtcgggttggtttggctgggcaagagaaaagatgacgcgtgtcgtgtggcccttggttgcaaattggacaaacgtcagctacgctgctatcaatcaccgataagtaggaattgaggcggctgcacttgcctgatcttaattgggccaaaactaccctagtctgccgtgggaggtctctttcctccggtgctatgggcggtggtcggactccaagaacaggattaaccttgtagcttctcaccgcttcagctacagtatcctcatgaatcctgttcaaacctgcctggtacgctgcttgatctagaggctctcttttatagcgctggatctcgcgctctagattatgtatatcaaccctaacgttcctgggtggtggttgtgtatccataagatggtggtttggatgattactgcgataacaacccaggagatactgctttgacaacatgtagttgtgtcttcgcacagggatgatctttgtctccacataaaggtgatccaggggtgtgctgcggagacacccagtcgcagttctaagagcaacgttctggcaggtttgtatgttattccactgcgtatcactggtctgcggtgtccacactggcgctgcatagtttaccactgaccggccaattgccttataagtagttagcaaggtttctttgtccgcaccccaagtactgccggctagtgacttgaggaccttgtttctaccacggagcttattacaaattgcaaatatttatgcctgggtaacatttttttttcaaaatcacgatCACAAAGAAATTATAATTCACAAATTGTCgtataatcacaaaaatttttgcgAATCCCGAGAATTTTCATGTCACGAAATTTGTCGTGAACTACGAAAGTTTCACTACTCTCttcactaaaattatatttagtcaCGAAGATGAGCATGAATGTTTAAATGTTGTTCGGGCATGAATAcgtctttttattttgtaaatgtgcttgagaattttttaaaattacgatcacgaaaaaaaatcacattcacGATAAAATGCACGCTCGCGAATTGTGGTGTCATCAGGAAAAATATCGTGAATCACAAGAATTGTTGTGTCACGAAGATTGTCATGGATCATGAGAATTGTTGTGACACGTGTGAGTCACGTTAGTCGTAAGCAAAATTTAAGGCAAGACAGGTGAATGCGCCTGAATAGGAATGAGACAATATTTTTCGACGGAAAACAATatctgttcgtgaatgtgcttgaagaaaatcttttcaaaatcacGATCACGAATTTAAATTCACGAATTTTTATATCATCACGAGAATTGTCGAGTCAAGAAGTATGTCGTGAAATAGGAAAGTTGTAGCTTCACTTTCCCAATTGTCGTTAGCCATGAGAATTGTTGTGCAGCGAGCATGGGAGTAAGTCTTTAAACGTTGTTAGTGCGTTGAATATGATTCTTCATTTTGTGAATATGTGTGagcatttttcaaaatcacgATCGCctaaaaattcacattcaccacacccagaaaaggaatatgatcacctcaaacatgttttaagagcaaaatgttatttttgggtggtgactatataacatggttttcgcaaccatgttattttctcggaaatcatgtatctgttttgggcaagcaggttatatttgacgagaaaataacattttagtgacaaacatgttacatggtcaccatacaccatacaaaaataacattttgctcttgaaacatgtttgaggtgatcatattccttctctgcgtgcacataAATTACGTCCACTATTAAATTCACGCTGACGAATTGTGGTAGCATATATCAGGAAAAATATCGTGaatcgagaaaattttcatatcacTATAATTGTCGTCAGTCACGAGAATTTCTGTCAATCGTGGGTGAGTGTGATACTTTAAAAGTTATTCGTGTGTGACTAGGTCTGTGTGAGAGAGGGAATTGGTACCACATCGTGCGTGAATTAGATTACACAAATGTGAGTGAatcaagtaaataaaaaaagcctTTTGTGTTTGTAACACTTCGTGTCAGCTACTatgttatgtttttttgtttttaatttttactactttttttctattttaattcttttattCCTTTTTCAGCCTCATTCTTAAAAGTATGTCGCCGCTCAGATCCCCAACTAAACAAATGTGCTCGCAATTCATTGAATACCCTAAAGGATCGTCTAGCATATGGTATTCCTGAGCTATATATACCACCTTTAGAGCCATTGATTATAccagaaataaaaatgaatcaAGATACTGGTGCGGTTTATTTGAAATCTACCTATCGCAATGTTGAACTCTATGGCATGTCGAAATTCAATGTGAAATCATTTAACATTGatacaaacaaaatgaaatttacaaCTGTTATGCATTTCCCAAGTCTCACCATGAACGCTGATTATGACATTGATGGTAAAATAATGATGATGCCAATGGTGGGAACGGGACAATGTAATGCAAACTTTAGTAAgtatatggaatttttatatcttCAGTGCTACAATGGAAAAATGGATGGAGGATAAGAGATACATCAAGAGAACTTTAAGATTTGTTGTAGACAACAAAGGTTCAGGGAAATCGAATGTTTGATCAACAAGTCAAGAACGCTCGTTTACGAAACACAATGTTTCTTCTTGATTTTTCTGAGTTTCTTCTTGATTTTTTCTGGATTCCTGAATTAATGTCCTTGATGTAGTTCTACCGTGTTTTCTCTTAGTGTAGTATTTAAATTTGATAATTTACACATTTCTAGAAATtgtgaattttaaattaattttgtgtgtttaattttttcttcttatttCGGATAGCTGATGTTACCATGACCACTGTAATTTTGGGTGAACGTCAAAAGAAAAATGGCAAAACCTATTTAAAGGTTAAGGATATTGATGTTAACTATAAGGTCGATAGAGTTAAGATTCATTTGGATAATCTCTTCAATGGTGACAAAGCTTTGGGTGAACGCATGAATGAATTCTTAAATGAAAACTGGGATTCTTTGTCTGAGGAATTGAGACCACTATTGGAGAAGGCACTTTCGCGTGTGGTCAAAACATCCACTGAAAAATTATTCAAGGCATATAGTTATGATGATTTGTTGCCCAAATAATCACATTGTAAACgtagaaattatttaatttaatttatattcaggatatattttttattgatatatttatttattgtaaatttgaaaacaattttttaatttttcataatcaacgtaatattttttgtatttaatacaCTTTTTTAACAGGATTTAAATatgagttttttgttgttgtttttttttttaattgtaatcaTTAACTAAAAGTTGGCTTCGAGGCTTATACCCATGTTAGtatatccacttcaattccatTTCCACTATTCACGACAAATGTCTTGAATTCCAcggtgtttttttaatttcggtgGTCAGCTGGGTTACACAAGTCACCTTAAAATTCACTACAGTGGAAATCGAAATAAGTggaatcaaaattctattttagtttattattatatcctccaccataggatggggggtatattaactttgtcattccgtttgtaacacatcgaaatattgctctaagaccccataaagtatatatattctgggtcgtggtgaaattctgagtcgatctgagcacgtccgtccgtccgtctgttgaaatcacgctaacttccgaacgaaacaagctatcgacttgaaacttggcacaagtagttgttattgatgtaggtcgg contains these protein-coding regions:
- the LOC142220549 gene encoding protein takeout-like, coding for MSSLKQISILLFVVFLWSSIEAASVSSKRVRLPSFLKVCRRSDPQLNKCARNSLNTLKDRLAYGIPELYIPPLEPLIIPEIKMNQDTGAVYLKSTYRNVELYGMSKFNVKSFNIDTNKMKFTTVMHFPSLTMNADYDIDGKIMMMPMVGTGQCNANFTDVTMTTVILGERQKKNGKTYLKVKDIDVNYKVDRVKIHLDNLFNGDKALGERMNEFLNENWDSLSEELRPLLEKALSRVVKTSTEKLFKAYSYDDLLPK